The following proteins come from a genomic window of Acinonyx jubatus isolate Ajub_Pintada_27869175 chromosome C1, VMU_Ajub_asm_v1.0, whole genome shotgun sequence:
- the LOC106987883 gene encoding ataxin-7-like protein 3B — translation MKDSSLSNRDTNKLEAIAQEIYVDLIEDSCLGLCFEVHRAVKCDYFYPEFEETGSMKDFGTQPVEDKGACCLQLCSLPGESGNGPDQQLQRSPREF, via the coding sequence atgaaggaCAGTTCTTTGTCTAACCGAGATACCAACAAGCTAGAGGCCATTGCTCAGGAGATATATGTAGACCTAATAGAGGATTCTTGTTTGGGCCTCTGCTTTGAGGTCCACCGGGCAGTCAAGTGTGACTACTTCTACCCAGAGTTTGAAGAAACTGGCAGCATGAAGGATTTTGGCACTCAGCCAGTAGAAGATAAAGGAGCGtgctgcctccagctttgctcccTTCCTGGAGAATCTGGGAATGGGCCCGATCAGCAGCTGCAACGCTCACCCAGAGAATTCTAG